In Zea mays cultivar B73 chromosome 7, Zm-B73-REFERENCE-NAM-5.0, whole genome shotgun sequence, the following proteins share a genomic window:
- the LOC103633756 gene encoding ethylene-responsive transcription factor ERN1, with product MELQFHPQQHHSYQQQQQPPPPATKEPKPKPRTRTKCGGGGGGSSKFVGVRQRPSGRWVAEIKDTTQKVRVWLGTFETAEAAARAYDEAACLLRGANTRTNFAAAPPPDSPLAARIRGILDHNNNNGRTPPKKTLPHRPTAARFFPAAAASTASTCSSTASPTSSSPSSSISFATSTHARAPIPTLPDPRSQSATEEAYYAPYSATGGGEEFQLAATTHQYEQQSWALNAASSPLTPPPPPDARDVGSVNARRLAVAAETGRDRMIKLEKKSSSASLSLSPHGVIDRGPDKDLAFDVGNDASDSLWDLPPICPLSSCRSMMF from the coding sequence ATGGAGCTCCAGTTCCATCCCCAGCAGCACCACAGCtaccaacaacaacaacaaccaccACCGCCAGCCACGAAGGAACCCAAACCCAAGCCAAGAACGAGAACCaagtgcggcggcggcggcggcggcagcagcaagttcGTGGGCGTCCGGCAGAGGCCGTCGGGGAGGTGGGTGGCGGAGATCAAGGACACGACGCAGAAGGTCCGGGTGTGGCTGGGCACGTTCGAGACCGCCGAGGCCGCCGCGCGCGCCTACGACGAGGCCGCCTGCCTCCTCCGCGGCGCCAACACGCGCACCAActtcgccgccgcgccgccgcccgacTCGCCGCTGGCCGCCCGGATCCGCGGCATCCTCGACCACAACAACAACAACGGCCGGACGCCGCCGAAGAAGACCTTACCGCACCGCCCCACCGCCGCCCGCTTCTTCCCCGCAGCCGCGGCCAGCACCGCTAGCACCTGCAGCAGCACGGCCAGCCCGACCAGCAGCAGTCCTAGCTCCAGCATCAGCTTCGCCACCAGCACCCACGCCCGCGCTCCCATTCCCACCCTCCCGGATCCTCGGAGTCAGAGCGCGACCGAGGAAGCTTATTACGCGCCGTACTCGGCCACCGGCGGCGGCGAAGAGTTCCAGCTAGCCGCGACCACGCACCAGTACGAACAACAGTCATGGGCGCTCAACGCCGCCAGCAGCCCCCtaacaccaccaccacctccggACGCACGCGACGTGGGTAGCGTGAACGCTCGCCGCTTGGCGGTCGCGGCGGAGACAGGCAGAGACAGGATGATCAAGCTGGAGAAGAAGAGCAGCTCTGCGTCGCTGTCGCTGTCGCCCCACGGCGTCATCGACAGGGGTCCGGACAAGGATCTAGCGTTTGACGTGGGGAATGATGCGTCTGACTCCCTCTGGGATCTGCCGCCGATCTGCCCACTTTCTTCTTGCAGGTCTATGATGTTTTAG